One window of Nicotiana tomentosiformis chromosome 11, ASM39032v3, whole genome shotgun sequence genomic DNA carries:
- the LOC104105596 gene encoding transcription factor MYB63-like, whose product MRKGRAACCDKGKVKKGPWSCEEDLRLISFIQKHGHPNWRSLPKQAGLLRRGKSCRLRWINYLRPDVKRGNFTPEEEYTIVKLHHSLGNKWSKIASHLPGRTDNEIKNIWNTRLKKRFKNAELDGCANSFSPPSSSTSVVSHTANEGEFKNVNDDNMITEKEASKSCSPTSSYASNLSNLSQVEISGPNVDMDWIFQLNEEPNLEYFPCITAGKVHDNEGMIEIPLEGSGIDFWDMLDIMSPSPNSESKLDNHSEGSDQPVCQGISEFECQNWMRYFENELGLK is encoded by the exons ATGAGAAAAGGGAGAGCAGCATGCTGCGATAAAGGTAAGGTGAAGAAGGGGCCATGGAGTTGTGAGGAGGATCTTAGgctcatttctttcattcagaaGCATGGTCACCCCAACTGGCGCTCCCTCCCTAAACAAGCTG GGCTACTGAGGCGTGGAAAGAGTTGCCGTTTGAGGTGGATTAATTACCTAAGACCTGACGTAAAGCGAGGAAATTTCACTCCAGAAGAAGAGTACACTATTGTCAAATTGCACCACTCTTTGGGAAACAA GTGGTCAAAGATTGCATCTCATTTGCCTGGAAGAACAGATAACGAGATTAAAAATATATGGAATACACGCTTAAAAAAACGATTCAAGAATGCAGAATTAGATGGTTGTGCTAATTCATTTTCCCCTCCTTCTTCATCAACTTCGGTAGTGTCACATACTGCCAATGAGGGAGAATTCAAGAACGTCAATGATGACAATATGATAACAGAGAAAGAAGCATCAAAATCTTGCTCTCCTACTTCTTCCTATGCCTCAAATCTTTCCAATTTAAGCCAAGTTGAGATTTCAGGTCCAAATGTAGATATGGATTGGATATTCCAACTGAATGAGGAGCCTAATCTTGAGTACTTTCCATGTATCACCGCGGGAAAGGTGCATGATAATGAGGGGATGATTGAAATCCCATTGGAAGGATCTGGAATTGATTTTTGGGACATGTTAGATATTATGAGCCCTTCTCCTAATTCAGAGTCCAAATTGGACAATCATTCTGAGGGGTCTGATCAGCCAGTTTGCCAAGGCATATCGGAATTTGAATGCCAAAATTGGATGAGATACTTTGAAAATGAACTGGGTCTTAAGTAA